One genomic window of Malaciobacter molluscorum LMG 25693 includes the following:
- the rplR gene encoding 50S ribosomal protein L18, with amino-acid sequence MSRAKEIAKKNALRLKRKKRVRGNITGTSEKPRVTITKSNKYVSAQVIDDVAGNTLAAVNSRTLGLNVTKESASKAAAKLAEDLKAKNIDTVVFDRNGYLYHGVVAAFADALRENGIKL; translated from the coding sequence ATGAGTAGAGCAAAAGAAATAGCAAAAAAGAATGCTTTAAGATTAAAAAGAAAAAAAAGAGTTAGAGGTAATATCACTGGTACTAGTGAAAAACCAAGAGTTACTATTACAAAATCTAACAAGTATGTTTCAGCACAAGTTATTGACGATGTTGCTGGTAATACTTTAGCTGCAGTTAATTCTAGAACTTTAGGATTAAACGTAACTAAAGAGAGTGCTTCTAAAGCAGCTGCTAAATTAGCAGAAGATTTAAAAGCAAAAAATATAGATACTGTTGTTTTTGATAGAAATGGATATCTGTATCATGGTGTGGTTGCAGCATTTGCTGATGCACTTAGAGAAAATGGAATTAAACTATAA
- the rpsH gene encoding 30S ribosomal protein S8, which yields MMNDLIADALTRLRNAAMRKLEVATLLHSNTVVGILEVLQQKEYIESYKVIDGENNKKTVQVTLKYDDNDNSVINELKRISKPGRRVYKSFDELKNFKSGYGTIIVTTNKGIIANDEAYASKVGGEVLCTVW from the coding sequence ATGATGAATGATTTAATCGCAGATGCTTTAACTAGACTTAGAAATGCTGCAATGAGAAAATTAGAAGTTGCAACATTATTACACTCTAATACAGTTGTAGGTATTTTGGAAGTATTACAACAAAAAGAGTATATTGAAAGTTACAAAGTTATTGATGGTGAAAATAATAAGAAAACTGTGCAAGTTACATTAAAATATGATGATAATGATAACTCTGTAATAAATGAACTTAAAAGAATTTCTAAACCAGGAAGAAGAGTTTATAAATCTTTTGATGAATTAAAAAACTTTAAAAGTGGATACGGTACTATTATTGTTACAACTAACAAAGGTATCATTGCTAATGATGAAGCTTATGCTTCAAAAGTTGGTGGTGAAGTACTGTGTACAGTATGGTAG
- the rplO gene encoding 50S ribosomal protein L15, which produces MELNNLQPAEGSTKNVKRVGRGQGSGMGKTSTKGQKGQKSRSGFKNKRGFEGGQQPIHRRLPKVGFFSRVAKPYSINVDKVKAIAELDEITLENIKSVHKLSKAVTKVKLIGATAKDLASKIKDENVTTTGK; this is translated from the coding sequence ATGGAATTAAATAATTTACAACCAGCTGAAGGTAGTACTAAAAACGTAAAAAGAGTTGGTAGAGGTCAAGGTTCAGGAATGGGTAAGACTTCTACAAAAGGTCAAAAAGGTCAAAAATCTAGATCTGGATTTAAAAACAAAAGAGGTTTCGAGGGTGGTCAACAACCAATCCATAGAAGACTTCCAAAAGTAGGATTCTTTTCAAGAGTTGCAAAACCTTATTCAATTAATGTTGATAAAGTTAAAGCAATTGCTGAATTAGATGAAATTACTTTAGAAAATATTAAATCAGTACATAAATTATCTAAAGCAGTTACAAAAGTTAAATTAATTGGAGCGACTGCTAAAGATTTAGCATCAAAAATTAAAGACGAAAACGTAACAACTACTGGAAAATAA
- the rpsE gene encoding 30S ribosomal protein S5: MAAVNREDFQEAIVKIGRVTKVVKGGRRFRFTALVVVGDKNGTVGFGTGKAKEVPDAIKKALDDAFKSLVKVSIKGTTIAHDIEHKYNSSKILLKPASEGTGLIAGGAARPVLELSGVKDIIAKSLGSNNPNNLVQATVEALARIKG; encoded by the coding sequence ATGGCAGCAGTAAATAGAGAAGATTTTCAAGAAGCAATCGTTAAAATCGGAAGAGTAACAAAAGTTGTAAAAGGTGGTAGAAGATTCAGATTTACAGCTTTAGTTGTTGTTGGTGATAAAAATGGTACAGTAGGTTTTGGAACTGGTAAAGCAAAAGAGGTTCCAGATGCGATTAAAAAAGCTTTAGATGATGCTTTCAAGTCATTAGTAAAAGTTTCTATTAAAGGAACTACTATTGCTCATGATATTGAACATAAATATAACTCAAGTAAAATTTTACTTAAACCAGCATCAGAAGGTACAGGACTTATCGCAGGTGGTGCAGCTAGACCAGTACTTGAATTATCAGGTGTTAAAGATATTATTGCAAAATCTTTAGGATCAAACAATCCAAATAACCTTGTACAAGCTACAGTAGAAGCTTTAGCTAGAATAAAAGGATAG
- the rplF gene encoding 50S ribosomal protein L6, whose product MSRIGKKPISIPNGIEVSVEGTVVNVKKGSKVSSIETHGRVGIEVADSQVVLSKVGEEKESAAFWGTYRALINNAVEGLDKGFSKSLEINGVGYRAAVKGKVLELQLGYSHPINYDIPEGLEITVEKNLIHVKGADKQQVGQAAAIIRGFRKPEPYKGKGVKYTDEHIVRKAGKTAK is encoded by the coding sequence ATGTCTAGAATTGGAAAAAAACCTATCTCAATACCAAATGGAATTGAAGTATCTGTTGAAGGTACAGTTGTAAATGTTAAAAAAGGAAGTAAAGTTTCTTCAATTGAAACTCACGGTAGAGTTGGTATTGAAGTTGCTGATAGTCAAGTAGTTCTTTCAAAAGTTGGAGAAGAAAAAGAATCTGCAGCTTTCTGGGGAACTTATAGAGCATTAATTAATAACGCTGTAGAGGGTCTAGATAAAGGATTCTCTAAATCTTTAGAAATCAACGGTGTTGGTTATAGAGCAGCTGTTAAAGGTAAAGTTCTTGAGCTACAATTAGGATACTCTCACCCAATTAATTACGATATTCCAGAGGGATTAGAAATTACTGTTGAGAAAAACTTAATTCACGTAAAAGGTGCTGACAAACAACAAGTTGGTCAAGCTGCTGCAATTATTAGAGGCTTTAGAAAACCAGAACCATACAAAGGTAAAGGTGTTAAGTATACTGACGAGCATATCGTTAGAAAAGCCGGTAAAACTGCGAAGTAA
- a CDS encoding type Z 30S ribosomal protein S14: protein MAKKSMIAKQKRTPKFSSRAYTRCSVCGRPHSVYRDFGLCRVCLRKMANDGLLPGVRKSSW, encoded by the coding sequence ATGGCAAAGAAATCTATGATTGCTAAACAAAAGAGAACTCCTAAGTTCTCTTCAAGAGCATATACAAGATGTTCAGTGTGTGGAAGACCACATTCAGTATACAGAGATTTTGGTCTTTGTAGAGTTTGTTTAAGAAAAATGGCTAACGACGGGTTACTTCCTGGTGTTAGAAAATCTAGTTGGTAG